In Sphingomonas sp. LT1P40, the following are encoded in one genomic region:
- a CDS encoding RDD family protein, which produces MAERKKKPTGPERRIRELVTPEGVKLHIRLGGAGARAGAFTIDAVIMLVGLIALTIVAYMILGESSAAGPAAIIWLLGFFLLRNFYFTLFESGARAATPGKRALKLRVVARDGGRLTGGAILARNLMREVEIFLPLIFIATAQAQGFSNRWLALFGFGWTAIFMFMPVFNRDRLRAGDLLAGTWIVENERPKIAPDLLAANDGAAIDAYAFTAEELATYGQFEVQRLEDVLHRDDPDTITTVAGVIRRKIGRRDDGDDRAFLDAYYAAARLHLERRLLFGQRKRDKFDSAS; this is translated from the coding sequence ATGGCTGAGCGTAAGAAGAAGCCCACGGGACCGGAGCGCCGCATCCGCGAACTGGTTACGCCAGAGGGGGTGAAGCTGCACATCCGCCTCGGCGGCGCGGGCGCACGCGCGGGGGCATTCACCATCGACGCGGTCATCATGCTCGTCGGGCTGATCGCGCTGACGATCGTGGCCTATATGATCCTGGGCGAAAGCAGCGCCGCCGGGCCGGCTGCAATCATCTGGCTGCTCGGCTTCTTCCTGCTGCGGAATTTCTACTTCACCCTGTTCGAGAGCGGCGCGCGCGCCGCCACACCGGGCAAGCGTGCGCTCAAGCTACGCGTCGTCGCGCGCGATGGCGGGCGATTGACCGGCGGCGCGATCCTCGCCCGCAATCTGATGCGCGAGGTCGAAATCTTCCTCCCCCTGATCTTCATCGCTACCGCTCAGGCACAGGGATTCAGCAACCGCTGGCTCGCACTGTTCGGCTTTGGCTGGACGGCGATCTTCATGTTCATGCCCGTGTTCAACCGCGATAGGCTTCGCGCTGGCGATCTGCTTGCCGGAACCTGGATCGTCGAGAATGAGCGCCCGAAGATCGCGCCCGACCTTCTCGCCGCAAATGACGGTGCCGCGATCGACGCCTACGCCTTCACCGCCGAAGAGCTCGCCACCTATGGCCAGTTCGAGGTTCAGCGTCTCGAGGACGTCCTCCACCGCGACGATCCCGATACGATCACCACCGTCGCGGGCGTCATCCGCCGCAAGATCGGCCGCAGGGACGACGGCGACGATCGCGCCTTTCTCGACGCCTATTACGCCGCCGCGCGGCTCCATCTCGAACGCCGCCTGCTGTTCGGCCAGCGCAAGCGAGACAAGTTCGATTCGGCGAGTTAA
- a CDS encoding DUF58 domain-containing protein, producing MIVPTQRAVVLALAAAPVGLLLGVTQPDGWLMSVLWVFAVCVLVALDGMMARPIQDGELALSIPGSVEVGQRVELAPAGGDALRYAADVTAPLDPTDSPLAFTAARRGTAKINRIWGRISGPLGLAWRQRSRAVDAELLVLPDLRPVREQGMRQFLKSRQFGTRIRPESGDGTEFQSLTDFQPGMERRAIDWKSSARHFSLHAREYRTERDNAVVFAIDCGRAMSEPVDGLPRVDRAVSAALLAAFVALKSGDNVRLFGFSGRPSADSGSVSGTNGFATLHRTAAGIDYGTAESNYTLSLVSLDQRLQRRSLVILFTEFTDPTSAELMIAAAARMLKRHRVLFVLFHDTELDAILDARPEQGDDIVRTNVAHTLQRERRIVIERLKRLGIDVLEAAPDDVALTLAERYVRDRERP from the coding sequence TTGATCGTTCCCACCCAGCGTGCCGTGGTGCTTGCGCTGGCGGCCGCCCCGGTCGGGCTGTTGCTGGGCGTGACCCAGCCCGATGGGTGGCTGATGTCCGTGCTGTGGGTGTTTGCCGTGTGCGTGCTGGTCGCGCTCGACGGCATGATGGCGCGCCCGATCCAAGACGGCGAACTCGCGCTGTCGATTCCCGGCTCGGTCGAGGTCGGCCAGCGCGTCGAGCTGGCCCCGGCGGGCGGCGATGCCCTGCGCTACGCCGCCGACGTCACCGCCCCGCTGGACCCGACCGACAGCCCGCTCGCCTTCACCGCCGCGCGGCGTGGCACGGCGAAGATTAACCGCATCTGGGGCCGCATTTCCGGCCCGCTTGGTCTCGCCTGGCGTCAGCGCAGCCGCGCGGTCGATGCCGAACTGCTCGTCCTCCCCGACCTGCGCCCGGTACGCGAGCAGGGCATGCGCCAATTCCTCAAGAGCCGCCAGTTCGGCACCCGCATCCGTCCCGAAAGCGGCGACGGCACCGAGTTTCAGTCGCTTACCGATTTTCAGCCGGGCATGGAGCGCCGCGCGATCGACTGGAAATCCTCCGCCCGCCACTTCTCACTTCACGCCCGCGAATATCGCACCGAACGCGACAATGCCGTCGTCTTCGCCATCGACTGCGGCCGCGCGATGAGCGAGCCGGTCGATGGCCTGCCCCGCGTCGATCGCGCCGTCTCCGCCGCGTTGCTCGCCGCCTTTGTTGCGCTCAAATCGGGCGACAATGTCCGCCTATTCGGCTTCTCCGGCCGCCCCAGCGCGGATTCCGGCAGCGTGAGCGGCACCAACGGCTTCGCTACGCTCCACCGCACCGCAGCGGGGATCGATTACGGCACCGCGGAGAGCAACTACACCCTTTCGCTAGTCTCGCTCGATCAGCGCCTGCAACGCCGCAGCCTTGTCATCCTGTTCACCGAATTCACCGACCCGACCAGCGCCGAACTGATGATCGCCGCCGCCGCGCGGATGCTCAAACGCCACCGCGTGCTTTTCGTCCTGTTCCACGACACCGAACTCGACGCGATCCTCGATGCCCGACCCGAACAGGGCGACGACATCGTCCGCACCAACGTCGCCCACACTCTGCAACGCGAGCGCCGCATCGTCATCGAGCGCCTCAAACGCCTCGGGATCGACGTCCTCGAAGCGGCCCCCGACGACGTCGCCCTGACCCTCGCCGAACGCTATGTCCGGGATCGCGAACGCCCATGA
- a CDS encoding AAA family ATPase, whose amino-acid sequence MNLEEVRALGAAIDREVAKAVVGQSTATRYLTIAMLSGGHVLLEGAPGTAKTLLAQSFARTLGLDFGRIQFTPDLMPGDIIGASLFNFQTSSFQLTRGPVFTELLLADEINRTPPKTQAALLEAMQERAVTIDGETQKLSERFTVVATQNPIEQQGVYPLPEAQLDRFLFKLAIDYPDEESERAIVAQYGTRTGSPRPEDSGVEQVADSATLTAASEAVLGVRLSEEVIAYVVSLIRATRGHADLANGASPRAASALAAAARAAAALEGRDYVIPDDVKLLAAPLLRHRVVLSPAAEIDGRRADDIVAQLIDRVEAPR is encoded by the coding sequence ATGAACCTCGAAGAGGTCCGCGCATTAGGCGCGGCGATCGATCGTGAGGTGGCAAAAGCGGTGGTCGGCCAGTCCACCGCCACCCGTTACCTGACGATCGCCATGCTCTCCGGCGGCCACGTCCTGCTCGAAGGGGCACCGGGAACCGCCAAGACGCTGCTGGCACAGAGCTTCGCGCGCACGCTCGGCCTCGATTTCGGGCGCATCCAGTTCACGCCCGATCTGATGCCCGGCGACATCATCGGGGCCAGCCTGTTCAACTTCCAGACCTCGTCGTTCCAGCTGACGCGCGGCCCGGTCTTCACCGAACTCCTGCTGGCGGACGAAATCAACCGCACCCCGCCCAAGACTCAGGCGGCGTTGCTTGAGGCGATGCAGGAACGCGCCGTCACGATCGACGGCGAAACGCAAAAACTGTCCGAGCGCTTCACCGTCGTCGCCACGCAAAACCCGATCGAGCAACAGGGCGTCTATCCCCTGCCCGAGGCACAGCTCGACCGTTTCCTGTTCAAACTCGCGATCGACTATCCCGATGAGGAATCCGAACGCGCGATCGTCGCGCAATATGGCACGCGCACCGGCTCGCCGCGCCCGGAGGATAGCGGCGTCGAACAGGTTGCCGATAGCGCCACGCTCACCGCCGCCAGCGAAGCCGTACTCGGCGTGCGGCTGAGCGAGGAGGTCATCGCCTATGTCGTCTCACTGATCCGTGCCACGCGCGGCCATGCTGATCTCGCCAATGGCGCGTCGCCGCGTGCCGCGTCCGCGCTCGCCGCCGCCGCGCGTGCTGCCGCCGCGCTTGAGGGGCGCGATTATGTCATCCCGGATGACGTCAAGCTGCTCGCCGCGCCCTTGCTGCGCCACCGCGTCGTGCTGTCGCCAGCTGCCGAGATCGACGGTCGCCGCGCCGACGATATCGTGGCCCAGCTGATCGACCGGGTCGAGGCCCCTCGATGA
- a CDS encoding barstar family protein, with protein MQTIYIDCTGVVSTQEFWQRYLNAVQPESADFFGRNLDAFWDAIEGGGPGWPGEVKLSFTNTSHLSALRLDSGVSFLGELQRIASETTQTEIELV; from the coding sequence ATGCAGACAATCTACATCGATTGCACAGGTGTCGTTTCAACCCAAGAGTTCTGGCAGCGTTACCTAAATGCAGTTCAACCAGAGAGTGCAGATTTCTTCGGACGCAATCTGGATGCGTTCTGGGACGCGATCGAAGGTGGTGGCCCGGGTTGGCCCGGAGAAGTGAAGCTAAGCTTCACAAACACGAGCCATTTAAGCGCGCTTCGACTTGATAGCGGCGTTTCGTTCCTAGGAGAGCTGCAACGCATCGCCAGCGAGACTACTCAAACCGAAATTGAACTGGTTTGA
- a CDS encoding methyltransferase family protein, translated as MTDTPSTSGRDTAGVIAPPPLIFLAFLIAGVALEYGVVRTQGLDMPASLRWTAVALFALAGAAFIAAAVRNFGKAGTPPPPWQPTTALVVTGIYRFTRNPMYLGMTLLYIALGIAANAPVVFWLLIPLIMTIHYGVIVREERYMAAKFGTPYIDYAHRVPRWL; from the coding sequence ATGACCGACACCCCCAGCACTTCAGGCCGCGATACCGCAGGCGTCATCGCCCCACCGCCGCTGATCTTCCTCGCCTTCCTGATTGCTGGAGTTGCGCTAGAATATGGCGTCGTCCGCACGCAGGGCCTCGATATGCCCGCGTCGCTGCGCTGGACCGCCGTGGCGCTGTTCGCGCTCGCCGGTGCTGCCTTCATCGCCGCCGCCGTGCGCAATTTCGGCAAGGCCGGCACCCCGCCCCCGCCATGGCAACCGACCACGGCGCTGGTCGTCACCGGCATCTACCGCTTCACCCGCAACCCGATGTATCTCGGCATGACCCTGCTCTACATCGCGCTCGGCATCGCGGCGAACGCGCCCGTGGTCTTCTGGCTGCTGATCCCGCTCATCATGACGATCCACTACGGTGTCATCGTCCGCGAGGAACGCTACATGGCCGCGAAGTTCGGCACGCCGTACATCGACTACGCCCACCGCGTCCCGCGCTGGCTGTAA
- a CDS encoding TetR/AcrR family transcriptional regulator produces the protein MNVALKPGWFGCEPRRAGRPRDPAKYAAIVEAARVAFFARGFHAATIEDIAQSAGVSKVTVYSRFGDKETLFEEVIRVESARMAATFEEVLAAGHSLADQLNAFGIALAGFKFSEEHVAVDRVLMNEIAQIPSLAQRFYAAGPQICFDRLAAVLSEAAVRGEIEIDDPMRAAEDICGLWLGAGDLGIKLGLEPLPSSEVLREKVMRATRLFLKMVGSKA, from the coding sequence TTGAACGTCGCGTTGAAACCCGGCTGGTTCGGATGCGAACCGCGCCGCGCGGGGCGGCCACGCGATCCGGCCAAATATGCCGCGATTGTGGAGGCGGCGCGCGTGGCGTTCTTTGCGCGGGGGTTTCACGCGGCGACGATCGAGGACATTGCGCAGTCCGCCGGGGTATCGAAGGTCACGGTTTATAGCCGCTTCGGCGACAAGGAGACGCTGTTCGAGGAGGTGATCCGCGTGGAGAGCGCGCGGATGGCGGCGACGTTCGAGGAGGTGCTGGCGGCGGGGCACAGCCTGGCGGATCAGCTCAACGCATTCGGCATCGCGCTGGCCGGGTTCAAGTTCAGCGAGGAACATGTCGCTGTCGACCGCGTGCTGATGAACGAGATCGCGCAGATTCCGTCGCTGGCGCAGCGTTTCTATGCGGCGGGTCCACAAATCTGTTTCGACCGGTTGGCGGCGGTGCTGAGCGAGGCTGCCGTGCGTGGTGAGATCGAGATCGACGATCCGATGCGGGCGGCGGAGGATATTTGCGGACTATGGCTGGGCGCTGGCGATCTGGGCATCAAATTGGGGTTGGAGCCGCTGCCCTCGTCCGAGGTGCTGCGGGAGAAGGTCATGCGCGCCACACGGCTGTTTCTGAAAATGGTCGGATCGAAGGCGTGA
- a CDS encoding amidohydrolase — MIIGAAAAASLAACTADAGSKPKSASSDAPSRGPGKGKGFDYNPYPSTYKTYPGVPTLLTNVTIFDGEGGRIDGGAVLFRDGKIVDVGQSIASPQGATVIDGRGKYVTPGVIDVHSHLGDYPSPGVQAHSDGNEATSPVTPEVWAEHSIWPQDPGFSRALANGGVTTLQILPGSANLFGGRSVTLKNVYARTMQGMKFPDAPYGLKMACGENPKRVYGGKGRMPSTRMGNIALDRATWLRAVDYKKRWDRYEERGGEAPGRDVAMDTLRGVLSGDIIVHNHCYRADEMAVVLDMAKEFGYKVGTFHHAVEAYKIADLLKANGTCAAVWADWWGFKMESYDAIEENLAILEREGACGMIHSDDANGIQRLNQEIAKVRAAAKRSGYDIPEEQAWKWAAIAPARALGIDKVTGSLKAGKMADVVLWNGNPFSVYTRPEKVWIDGALLYDAYNPKLRPVSDFELGQPGEGDVK; from the coding sequence ATCATCATCGGGGCTGCTGCTGCTGCCAGTTTGGCCGCCTGTACGGCGGATGCCGGGAGCAAGCCAAAAAGCGCATCATCAGACGCGCCGTCGCGGGGGCCGGGCAAGGGCAAGGGGTTCGATTACAACCCGTACCCGTCGACCTACAAAACCTATCCCGGCGTGCCGACTCTGCTGACCAACGTCACCATTTTCGACGGTGAAGGCGGGCGGATTGACGGCGGCGCAGTGCTGTTCCGCGACGGCAAGATCGTCGACGTGGGCCAGTCGATTGCGTCACCGCAGGGTGCGACGGTGATCGACGGGCGCGGCAAATATGTGACTCCCGGCGTGATCGACGTGCATAGCCATCTGGGCGACTACCCCTCGCCGGGCGTGCAGGCCCATTCAGACGGCAACGAGGCGACCAGCCCGGTCACTCCCGAAGTATGGGCCGAACATAGCATCTGGCCACAGGACCCGGGTTTCAGCCGCGCGCTGGCCAATGGCGGCGTGACGACATTGCAGATCCTGCCCGGTTCGGCGAATCTGTTCGGTGGACGCAGCGTGACGTTGAAGAACGTCTATGCGCGGACGATGCAGGGGATGAAGTTTCCCGACGCACCCTATGGCCTGAAGATGGCGTGCGGCGAGAACCCGAAGCGCGTCTATGGCGGGAAGGGGCGGATGCCGTCGACGCGGATGGGCAATATTGCGCTGGACCGTGCCACCTGGCTGCGGGCGGTGGACTACAAAAAGCGCTGGGATCGGTACGAGGAGCGCGGGGGCGAAGCGCCGGGGCGCGATGTGGCGATGGACACGCTGCGTGGCGTGCTGAGCGGCGACATCATCGTCCATAACCACTGCTATCGCGCCGACGAAATGGCCGTCGTTCTCGATATGGCGAAGGAGTTCGGGTATAAGGTCGGGACATTCCATCACGCGGTAGAGGCCTACAAGATCGCCGATTTGTTGAAGGCGAACGGGACTTGCGCGGCGGTGTGGGCCGACTGGTGGGGCTTCAAGATGGAATCCTATGACGCGATCGAGGAAAATCTGGCGATCCTGGAGCGCGAGGGGGCGTGCGGGATGATCCATTCGGACGACGCCAACGGCATCCAGCGGCTGAACCAGGAAATCGCCAAGGTGCGCGCGGCGGCGAAGCGGTCGGGCTATGACATTCCGGAAGAGCAGGCGTGGAAATGGGCGGCGATCGCGCCCGCCCGGGCCCTTGGCATCGACAAGGTCACCGGCAGCCTGAAGGCGGGCAAGATGGCGGACGTGGTGCTGTGGAACGGCAATCCGTTCAGCGTCTATACGCGGCCGGAGAAGGTGTGGATCGACGGGGCATTGCTGTACGATGCCTATAACCCCAAATTGCGGCCTGTATCCGATTTCGAGCTGGGCCAGCCAGGCGAGGGAGACGTCAAGTGA
- a CDS encoding amidohydrolase family protein gives MKHLLMTAAALIVAFPVAAQTVAVTNAKLVLGDGSAPVEGGTVVVRDGRVVAAGAGVAVPAGVTVVDAGGKWVTPGIFAGFTRMGIVEVDGVEETNDAGAGSSPFKASIDVVPAVNPRTSAITLNRAEGITRAVVAPQARGSIFAGQGAIIDLGADMDAVSKPRAFQFMEYGETGAARAGGSRPAAYAMLKNILFEVRDYVRAPGGFADRGKDALLTRADAQALVPVVNGTVPLLVHVERASDILVIIGLKRDLPALKLVLVGATEGWTVASQIAAANVPVLASALADLPASFEQLAATQSNIGRLKKAGVTVGIGMINDDETRQARLVKQYAGNLVALSKIPGAAGLDWGQAFATISSKPAEAMGMGAEFGSLRPGRHGDVVIWDGDPLEIGSAAVRVFIDGVDQPLTTRQDKLRDRYFDPKEGVLPKAYQR, from the coding sequence GTGAAGCATCTCCTGATGACTGCCGCCGCGTTGATCGTGGCGTTTCCGGTGGCGGCGCAGACCGTGGCGGTGACCAATGCGAAGCTGGTGCTGGGCGATGGATCGGCGCCGGTCGAGGGTGGCACGGTGGTGGTGCGCGACGGGCGTGTGGTGGCCGCCGGGGCCGGGGTAGCGGTGCCGGCGGGCGTGACCGTGGTCGATGCGGGCGGCAAATGGGTGACGCCGGGCATCTTTGCCGGGTTTACGCGCATGGGCATCGTTGAGGTCGATGGGGTCGAGGAAACCAACGATGCAGGGGCGGGGAGCTCGCCGTTCAAGGCATCGATCGATGTCGTCCCGGCGGTCAACCCGCGGACCAGCGCGATCACACTCAACCGTGCCGAGGGGATTACGCGCGCGGTGGTGGCACCACAGGCGCGCGGGTCGATCTTTGCCGGGCAGGGCGCGATCATCGATCTGGGCGCGGATATGGACGCGGTGAGCAAGCCGCGCGCCTTCCAGTTCATGGAATATGGCGAGACCGGTGCGGCGCGTGCCGGGGGCAGCCGTCCGGCCGCCTACGCAATGCTGAAGAACATATTGTTCGAGGTGCGCGATTATGTGCGTGCGCCGGGCGGCTTTGCCGATCGCGGCAAGGATGCGTTGCTGACGCGGGCCGATGCGCAAGCTTTGGTGCCGGTGGTCAACGGGACGGTGCCGTTGCTGGTGCATGTCGAGCGGGCGTCGGACATATTGGTCATCATCGGGTTGAAGCGGGACTTGCCCGCGTTGAAGCTGGTGCTGGTTGGGGCGACCGAGGGCTGGACCGTGGCGTCGCAGATTGCGGCGGCGAATGTGCCGGTGCTGGCGTCGGCGCTGGCCGATCTGCCCGCGTCGTTCGAACAGCTGGCGGCGACCCAGTCGAATATCGGGCGATTGAAAAAAGCGGGCGTGACGGTCGGCATTGGCATGATCAACGACGACGAGACCCGACAGGCGCGGCTGGTGAAGCAATATGCCGGCAATCTGGTCGCGCTGAGCAAAATCCCGGGCGCGGCAGGGCTTGATTGGGGACAGGCGTTTGCGACGATCAGCTCGAAACCGGCCGAGGCGATGGGCATGGGCGCGGAGTTCGGGTCGCTGCGGCCTGGACGGCACGGTGACGTGGTGATCTGGGACGGCGACCCGCTGGAGATCGGCAGCGCCGCGGTGCGGGTGTTCATCGATGGCGTCGATCAACCGCTGACGACGCGCCAGGACAAGCTCCGGGACCGCTATTTCGATCCGAAGGAAGGCGTGTTGCCCAAGGCGTATCAGCGTTGA
- a CDS encoding stage II sporulation protein M, which produces MTALQPAFGVRHFRTEREADWKRLETLLDLVEKKSPRRLTNDDLVELPRLYRATLSALSIARETSLDASMIGYLESLSTRAYFILYGCRDSSWRQIGGFFAGGWSAAVRGIFAETLLIAALFFASAIAGYFLVLGDPAWFAAIIPPEMAGGRDMAATTDHLRSTLYDRPNSGGLEIFATYLFTHNAQISIMAFALGFAFGIPTLFLIASNGVLLGAMYAVFIPKGLAFGFTGWLLIHGSTELSAIILAGGAGLHIGRAVAFPGARSRMAAAGEAGRRGALVMIGVVIMLLVAGLLEGFARQLITADVARYAIAATMFAIWVGYFALVGRSRHG; this is translated from the coding sequence ATGACTGCCCTACAACCAGCCTTTGGCGTCCGCCACTTCCGGACTGAGCGCGAAGCCGACTGGAAGCGGCTCGAAACGCTGCTCGATCTGGTCGAGAAGAAATCCCCGCGCCGCCTCACCAACGACGATCTGGTCGAACTCCCCCGCCTTTACCGCGCCACCCTTTCCGCCCTCTCGATCGCCCGCGAAACCTCGCTCGACGCCTCGATGATCGGTTATCTGGAGAGCCTCTCCACCCGCGCCTATTTCATCCTCTACGGTTGCCGCGACTCCTCGTGGCGACAGATCGGCGGCTTCTTCGCGGGCGGCTGGTCGGCCGCCGTGCGCGGCATCTTCGCGGAAACGCTGCTGATCGCCGCGCTGTTCTTCGCCAGCGCCATCGCGGGCTATTTTCTCGTGCTCGGCGACCCCGCCTGGTTCGCCGCAATCATCCCGCCCGAAATGGCCGGTGGCCGCGATATGGCGGCGACCACAGATCATCTGCGCTCCACCCTCTACGACCGCCCAAACAGCGGCGGGCTGGAGATTTTCGCCACCTATCTCTTCACCCACAATGCCCAGATTTCGATCATGGCGTTCGCTTTGGGCTTCGCCTTCGGCATCCCGACCCTGTTCCTGATCGCCTCCAACGGCGTGCTGCTCGGCGCGATGTATGCGGTTTTCATCCCGAAGGGCCTCGCCTTCGGCTTCACTGGCTGGCTCTTGATCCACGGCTCGACCGAATTGTCCGCGATCATCCTTGCGGGCGGCGCGGGTCTGCATATCGGCCGTGCCGTCGCCTTCCCCGGCGCCCGCAGCCGCATGGCGGCGGCGGGCGAAGCGGGACGGCGCGGCGCGCTGGTGATGATCGGCGTCGTCATCATGCTGCTTGTCGCGGGCCTGCTCGAAGGGTTCGCGCGCCAGCTCATCACAGCCGATGTCGCCCGCTACGCCATCGCCGCGACGATGTTCGCGATCTGGGTCGGCTATTTCGCGCTTGTGGGACGCAGCAGGCATGGCTGA